The Streptomyces achromogenes genome window below encodes:
- a CDS encoding N-acetylglucosamine kinase — protein MQDSPPSSPLVVGVDVGGTKTHVRALAGDHVVVDHVRASSGWRPHDPAAAAHWLVALLREALPAGARPAALAVGAHACETPLQCARIRVALQELLGAPAHLVGDAELLVPAAGLDKGVGLVAGTGSVAVGRLPDGAPVQVGGWGAVLGDEGGAAGLVREAARAVWAAHDRGDAPDALAHGLISSFGVPEVPALGAALESAADVSAEWGRHAPVVFAAAADGSALARSVIAGAGEDLASLVARLAARGVVVDDVVVAGGTVLGQPALYEAFADALGAAVPGARPQPLTVPPVEGAVALARSLL, from the coding sequence GTGCAGGACTCTCCCCCTTCGAGCCCCCTCGTGGTCGGCGTCGACGTGGGCGGCACCAAGACGCATGTGCGCGCGCTCGCGGGCGACCACGTCGTGGTCGACCACGTGCGCGCCAGCAGCGGCTGGCGGCCGCACGACCCGGCGGCCGCCGCGCACTGGCTGGTCGCCCTCCTCCGTGAGGCGCTGCCGGCGGGCGCGCGTCCCGCCGCGCTCGCCGTGGGGGCGCACGCCTGCGAGACCCCTCTCCAGTGCGCGCGGATCCGCGTCGCGCTCCAGGAACTTCTCGGCGCGCCCGCGCACCTCGTGGGCGACGCCGAGTTGCTCGTTCCGGCCGCGGGTCTGGACAAGGGCGTCGGCCTCGTGGCCGGCACCGGCTCGGTCGCGGTGGGACGGCTGCCCGACGGCGCCCCGGTCCAGGTGGGCGGCTGGGGCGCGGTCCTCGGCGACGAGGGCGGCGCCGCCGGTCTCGTCCGGGAGGCCGCCCGGGCAGTCTGGGCCGCGCACGACCGGGGCGACGCCCCCGACGCCCTCGCACACGGCCTGATCTCCTCCTTCGGCGTGCCGGAGGTCCCGGCGCTCGGCGCCGCGCTGGAGAGCGCGGCCGACGTCTCCGCCGAGTGGGGGCGGCACGCTCCCGTCGTCTTCGCGGCCGCCGCCGACGGTTCCGCACTCGCCCGGTCGGTGATCGCCGGGGCCGGCGAGGACCTCGCGTCGCTCGTCGCACGGCTCGCGGCGCGCGGGGTCGTGGTCGACGACGTGGTCGTGGCGGGCGGCACGGTGCTCGGGCAGCCCGCCCTGTACGAGGCGTTCGCCGACGCACTCGGGGCCGCGGTGCCGGGAGCGCGGCCGCAGCCGCTCACCGTGCCGCCGGTCGAGGGCGCGGTGGCGCTGGCGCGCTCGCTGCTGTGA
- a CDS encoding SpoIIE family protein phosphatase — MAALTRVVARQRAEMDRLQDLAATAAVLERAKGALMAQRGCTPDAAQEELHLRAQAARRTLLEECWITLGALAAPPHTEPTAPSADSPERQSPPQPAGDEIDAAALGRLSRALVRVGGSQDLARRLLDHLAPDVGADAVMIYARLPGGGLELVGHAGIDETLADQWGRVPPLSGIPARDALESGRPCWLEDVDKDAQRHLLIGDPPRRWPTRAWLPVVTGASADVALGILRRREGPFTPRVREHLLAVAQLCAGPLRTFDARPPAAGGGGGAEAVQTMFDRLPVSAVLLSPVRSASGQVEDFRVDAATRMTSDASGRSGRELVGLRFLECWPEMSGEPLWQGCLRTLAGEEPFEGEPFALQQMIAGFGELSTYSARAARLGEGLVVSWVRHDPSDRQEQRLADVQRLGNLGWATWNLATGEGDWSSQVFAILERDPALGVVPLSSLPGLALPEDVPVLARSVGELVRHGRPCDVPFRIVTREGVRHLRMVAEAVPDAEGTPVEVHGFVQDLTAQRSAELALVASERAMLTQHGVLQAERTAAARLQEALLPLPKQPVRLAGLRVDIAYLPAQSDLSVGGDWFSAIELPDGDALFVVGDVAGHGLGAVAAMALLRFTAKGMIITGSSLTGALSRLNALLLHSRDPHGSATMVLARYNPREHRLVWAQAGHPPPLLLRGGEARYLERPYGMLLGATDAPRYEEADVLLEPGDRLLLYTDGLVERPTESIDRGLERLARAAARRGPAGPAPLERLLGAVLEPDGRDDVCVLDIRLPRDGER; from the coding sequence ATGGCGGCGCTGACCCGCGTCGTGGCCCGCCAGCGCGCCGAGATGGACCGGCTGCAGGACCTCGCGGCCACCGCGGCCGTGCTGGAGCGTGCCAAGGGCGCGCTGATGGCACAGCGCGGCTGCACCCCCGACGCCGCCCAGGAGGAACTGCACCTGAGAGCGCAGGCCGCGCGGCGGACGCTGCTGGAGGAGTGCTGGATCACCCTCGGCGCCCTCGCCGCACCGCCGCACACCGAGCCCACGGCGCCCTCCGCCGACTCACCGGAGCGGCAGAGCCCGCCGCAGCCGGCCGGCGACGAGATCGACGCCGCGGCCCTCGGCCGGCTCAGCCGGGCCCTGGTCCGGGTCGGCGGCTCGCAGGATCTCGCCCGCCGGCTCCTGGACCACCTCGCCCCGGACGTGGGCGCCGACGCCGTCATGATCTACGCGCGGCTGCCGGGCGGCGGGCTCGAACTCGTGGGGCACGCCGGGATCGACGAGACGCTGGCCGACCAGTGGGGCCGGGTGCCGCCGCTGAGCGGGATCCCCGCTCGCGACGCCCTCGAGTCCGGCCGGCCGTGCTGGCTGGAGGACGTCGACAAGGACGCGCAGCGGCATCTGCTGATCGGCGATCCGCCCCGGCGCTGGCCGACCCGGGCCTGGCTGCCGGTGGTCACCGGGGCGTCGGCCGACGTCGCGCTGGGCATCCTGCGCCGCCGTGAGGGTCCCTTCACCCCGCGCGTGCGGGAACATCTGCTGGCCGTCGCCCAGCTCTGCGCGGGCCCGCTGCGCACGTTCGACGCCCGCCCGCCCGCCGCCGGGGGCGGGGGCGGCGCGGAGGCCGTGCAGACGATGTTCGACCGGCTGCCGGTCTCCGCGGTGCTCCTCTCGCCCGTGCGTTCCGCGTCGGGGCAGGTCGAGGACTTCCGCGTCGACGCCGCCACCCGGATGACGTCCGACGCCAGCGGGCGCAGCGGGCGCGAGCTGGTCGGTCTGCGCTTCCTGGAGTGCTGGCCGGAGATGTCCGGCGAACCGCTGTGGCAGGGCTGCCTGCGGACACTGGCGGGCGAAGAGCCCTTCGAGGGCGAGCCGTTCGCCCTGCAGCAGATGATCGCCGGGTTCGGCGAGCTGTCCACCTACTCGGCGCGGGCGGCGCGGCTGGGCGAGGGACTGGTGGTCAGCTGGGTCCGCCACGACCCCTCCGACCGGCAGGAGCAACGGCTGGCGGACGTGCAGCGGCTGGGCAACCTCGGCTGGGCCACCTGGAACCTGGCGACGGGCGAGGGGGACTGGTCCTCCCAGGTCTTCGCCATCCTCGAACGCGACCCCGCCCTGGGCGTCGTCCCGCTTTCGAGTCTGCCGGGGCTCGCCCTGCCCGAGGACGTGCCGGTACTGGCCCGCTCCGTCGGGGAGCTGGTGCGCCACGGGCGGCCATGCGACGTGCCGTTCCGGATCGTCACCCGGGAGGGCGTCCGTCATCTGCGGATGGTCGCGGAGGCCGTGCCGGACGCCGAGGGCACGCCCGTCGAGGTGCACGGCTTCGTGCAGGACCTCACCGCACAGCGCAGTGCCGAACTCGCCCTCGTCGCCAGCGAGCGGGCGATGCTCACCCAGCACGGCGTGCTGCAGGCCGAACGCACGGCCGCCGCCCGTCTGCAGGAGGCGCTGCTCCCGCTGCCGAAGCAGCCCGTGCGGCTGGCCGGACTGCGGGTGGACATCGCGTACCTGCCCGCGCAGTCGGACCTCAGCGTCGGCGGTGACTGGTTCAGCGCCATCGAACTGCCCGACGGGGACGCCCTGTTCGTGGTGGGCGACGTGGCGGGGCACGGTCTGGGCGCCGTCGCCGCGATGGCGCTGCTGCGGTTCACCGCCAAGGGCATGATCATCACGGGGTCGTCGCTGACCGGGGCGCTCAGCCGGCTCAACGCCCTGCTGCTGCACTCCCGCGATCCGCACGGCTCGGCGACCATGGTGCTGGCCCGCTACAACCCGCGCGAGCACCGGCTCGTCTGGGCGCAGGCCGGCCATCCCCCGCCGCTGCTGCTGCGGGGCGGCGAGGCGCGCTACCTCGAGCGCCCGTACGGCATGCTCCTCGGTGCGACCGACGCGCCCCGCTACGAGGAGGCGGACGTCCTGCTGGAACCCGGCGACCGGCTGCTGCTGTACACCGACGGGCTGGTCGAACGGCCCACGGAGAGCATCGACCGGGGCCTGGAACGGCTCGCCCGGGCCGCCGCCCGACGCGGTCCGGCCGGTCCGGCGCCGCTGGAGCGGCTGCTCGGCGCGGTGCTGGAGCCCGACGGCCGCGACGACGTGTGCGTCCTCGACATCCGGCTGCCGAGGGACGGCGAGCGCTAG
- a CDS encoding phosphatase PAP2 family protein yields MPSPAGLSSPSAVNRRRFLKFSVGGSAALVAAPTLASWLAAADAKAATAALPFVDDYKTNVMANLTPETNAVVRALGGFAKVWKTGGAWNTGTPLRPDILRANVRYCVAVTRARTEAQGREAFVYDRQHQSYSTIAGLGPLADLYKAGAKAVTSITAAPDGVPATKIDDAVPADAPAGSALGAGSYASDLGLVAKLVDTVRGPFASGNPGKYAFQYPRPWRMNENSEVVDTGKTDALGFPVYDSQVVVVPQLLRQRSSSPTDDGGFPSGHTNAFHLASLAYAYAVPERFQELVTRALQLSHTRIVSGMHSTVDVLGGRIMATALAAATLADPANAELKAAARAQALAYFTEKTGTTADTLFAYAHSDADDEYADREANARAVAPRLTYVLPREGRKEPLTVPKGAEVLLETRQPYLTAAQRREVLRTTALPSGYVMLDGFEQWGRLNLFAAADGYGAFDRDVTVTLDAAKGGFQAADAWRNDIAGEGGLTKRGSGTLTLTGHNRYHGGTVVEAGVLVAGHANALGQGDVRLTGGTLRAGEPVRVCGAWAQGAGAVLDLTLRGHHGPALTVSGRVRLDRGSVLSLRLDADRPPAAGTTVPVIAASALRGQFDRVELDCAHLRAVPVYTAHGLSVRLLRR; encoded by the coding sequence ATGCCGTCACCCGCCGGGCTCAGCTCTCCCTCGGCCGTGAACAGAAGGCGTTTCCTCAAGTTCTCCGTGGGCGGGTCGGCGGCCCTGGTGGCCGCCCCGACGCTGGCCTCGTGGCTGGCCGCCGCGGACGCCAAGGCCGCCACCGCTGCGCTGCCGTTCGTCGACGACTACAAGACGAACGTCATGGCGAACCTCACGCCCGAGACCAACGCGGTGGTCCGCGCCCTCGGCGGCTTCGCGAAGGTGTGGAAGACCGGCGGCGCCTGGAACACCGGCACGCCGCTGCGGCCCGACATCCTGCGCGCCAACGTGCGCTACTGCGTCGCGGTCACCCGGGCCCGCACGGAGGCGCAGGGCAGGGAGGCCTTCGTCTACGACCGCCAGCACCAGAGCTACTCGACGATCGCCGGCCTCGGCCCCCTGGCGGATCTCTACAAGGCCGGAGCCAAGGCCGTCACGTCGATCACCGCAGCCCCGGACGGCGTCCCCGCCACCAAGATCGACGACGCCGTGCCGGCCGACGCGCCCGCCGGCTCCGCGCTCGGCGCCGGTTCGTACGCCTCCGACCTCGGGCTGGTCGCCAAGCTCGTCGACACGGTGCGCGGCCCGTTCGCCTCCGGCAACCCCGGCAAGTACGCCTTCCAGTACCCGCGGCCGTGGCGCATGAACGAGAACAGCGAGGTCGTCGACACCGGGAAGACCGACGCGCTCGGCTTCCCCGTCTACGACTCCCAGGTGGTCGTCGTGCCGCAGCTGCTGCGCCAGCGCAGCAGCTCGCCGACGGACGACGGCGGATTCCCGAGCGGTCACACCAACGCATTCCACCTGGCGTCGCTGGCGTACGCGTACGCCGTCCCGGAGCGCTTCCAGGAGCTGGTGACGCGCGCCCTGCAGCTGAGCCACACCCGGATCGTGTCCGGCATGCACTCCACCGTCGACGTCCTCGGCGGCCGCATCATGGCCACCGCCCTCGCCGCCGCCACGCTCGCCGACCCGGCCAACGCCGAGCTCAAGGCGGCCGCCCGCGCCCAGGCACTGGCCTACTTCACCGAGAAGACCGGCACGACCGCCGACACCCTGTTCGCCTACGCGCACTCCGACGCCGACGACGAGTACGCCGACCGCGAGGCCAACGCCCGCGCCGTCGCGCCCCGGCTGACCTACGTCCTCCCCAGGGAGGGCCGCAAGGAGCCGCTGACGGTGCCCAAGGGCGCGGAGGTGCTGCTGGAGACCCGGCAGCCGTACCTCACCGCGGCCCAGCGCCGGGAGGTGCTGCGCACGACCGCGCTGCCCTCCGGGTACGTGATGCTGGACGGCTTCGAGCAGTGGGGCCGGCTCAACCTGTTCGCGGCCGCGGACGGTTACGGCGCCTTCGACCGCGACGTCACGGTCACCCTGGACGCCGCCAAGGGCGGCTTCCAGGCTGCCGACGCCTGGCGCAACGACATCGCGGGCGAGGGCGGTCTGACCAAGCGCGGTTCCGGCACGCTCACCCTCACCGGGCACAACCGCTACCACGGCGGCACCGTCGTCGAGGCGGGCGTGCTCGTGGCCGGGCACGCCAACGCCCTCGGTCAGGGCGACGTGCGGCTCACCGGCGGCACGCTGCGCGCGGGCGAGCCGGTGCGGGTGTGCGGCGCGTGGGCCCAGGGAGCCGGCGCGGTGCTGGATCTGACGCTTCGCGGGCACCACGGTCCGGCCCTGACGGTCTCCGGGCGGGTGCGCCTCGACCGGGGCTCGGTGCTGTCGCTGCGTCTCGACGCCGACCGGCCGCCGGCCGCGGGGACCACCGTGCCGGTGATCGCCGCGTCGGCGCTGCGCGGCCAGTTCGACCGCGTCGAGCTGGACTGCGCTCACCTGCGGGCCGTACCGGTGTACACCGCGCACGGCCTGTCGGTACGCCTGCTGAGGCGGTAA
- a CDS encoding MurR/RpiR family transcriptional regulator, producing MEDKGGAPAPSPQQARAQASAITSGRTGPETEVSPTSRLRALFDGPQLSPGQRRIAQYLIEHITEAAFLSITDLADRVGVSQPSVTRFAAAVGFSGYPALRERLQSIALGALAGGQAAEVNRSNELQAAVDAEIENLENLRRDFADPDHVIDVGRQLSQSTPLTILGLRISASLAEYFAYAARRVHPDVRLVTRGGSVAYDALLQSREAGGTWVLAFSMPRHAQETLTAVRVARSAGLKVALITDLALGPVADEADATFATGTGSRLVFDSYAAPGVMAAALLQAMTDAGPERTQARLEEYEQIAEQHQFFLRE from the coding sequence GTGGAAGACAAAGGAGGCGCACCGGCGCCATCGCCGCAGCAGGCACGCGCACAGGCATCCGCGATCACCTCGGGCAGAACCGGGCCGGAGACGGAGGTGTCCCCGACCTCCCGGCTGCGGGCGCTCTTCGACGGGCCTCAACTCTCCCCGGGACAACGGCGTATCGCCCAGTATCTGATCGAGCACATCACCGAGGCCGCGTTCCTGTCGATCACCGACCTCGCGGACCGGGTCGGCGTCAGTCAGCCCTCGGTGACACGGTTCGCCGCGGCGGTGGGCTTCAGCGGGTACCCCGCGCTGCGGGAGAGGCTCCAGTCGATCGCACTCGGCGCGCTGGCCGGCGGCCAGGCGGCGGAGGTGAACCGCAGCAACGAACTGCAGGCGGCGGTCGACGCGGAGATCGAGAACCTGGAGAACCTGCGGCGCGACTTCGCCGACCCCGACCATGTCATCGACGTCGGCCGGCAGCTCTCCCAGTCGACGCCGCTGACCATCCTCGGGCTGCGCATCTCCGCCTCGCTGGCCGAGTACTTCGCCTATGCCGCCCGCCGCGTCCACCCGGACGTGCGGCTGGTGACCCGGGGCGGCAGCGTCGCGTACGACGCGCTGCTGCAGTCCCGGGAGGCGGGCGGGACCTGGGTGCTGGCGTTCTCGATGCCCCGGCACGCGCAGGAGACCCTGACCGCCGTGCGGGTCGCGCGCAGCGCCGGCCTCAAGGTCGCGCTGATCACCGACCTCGCGCTGGGGCCGGTGGCCGACGAGGCCGACGCCACCTTCGCCACCGGCACGGGCTCCCGTCTGGTCTTCGACTCGTACGCCGCGCCGGGCGTGATGGCCGCGGCGCTGCTCCAGGCGATGACCGACGCCGGCCCCGAGCGCACCCAGGCACGGCTCGAGGAATACGAGCAGATCGCCGAGCAGCACCAGTTCTTCCTCCGGGAATGA